Proteins encoded in a region of the Bacillus methanolicus genome:
- a CDS encoding N-acetyldiaminopimelate deacetylase — protein MMVSPFVKIRRDLHQIPELGFQEFKTQQYLLNYLQSLPQEAIEIKTWRTGIFVKVHGKNPRKTIGYRTDIDGLPITEETELPYRSTHEGKMHACGHDFHMSIALGLVTYFANNPIDDHLLFIFQPAEEGPGGAEPMLKSEIMREWKPDIIFGLHIAPEYPVGTIAVKKGLLFANTSELFIDLKGKGGHAAYPHQTNDMIIAACSLVTQLQTIVARNVDPLDSAVITIGKITGGTVQNIIAEKARLEGTIRTLSVDSMKKVKKRILSLIKSVEIGYECEVSVDFGSMYHQVYNEEIITEEFMDFIRNHTDIQVIECKEAMTGEDFGYMLKEIPGFMFWLGVESEYGLHHSKLNPNEAAIEKAISFLTKYIEYKGNR, from the coding sequence ATGATGGTCAGTCCATTTGTAAAAATCCGCCGTGATTTGCATCAAATTCCGGAGCTCGGCTTTCAGGAATTTAAGACACAGCAGTATTTGCTAAACTATTTACAATCTTTGCCTCAAGAAGCAATTGAAATAAAAACATGGAGAACCGGAATTTTTGTAAAGGTTCATGGCAAAAATCCACGCAAAACGATTGGATACAGAACAGATATTGATGGGTTGCCGATTACGGAAGAAACGGAATTGCCATATCGATCAACTCATGAAGGAAAAATGCATGCTTGCGGCCATGATTTCCATATGAGCATTGCGTTGGGGCTCGTTACATATTTTGCAAACAATCCAATCGATGATCATCTATTATTTATTTTTCAGCCTGCGGAAGAAGGTCCCGGCGGCGCAGAGCCAATGCTTAAGTCCGAAATCATGCGGGAGTGGAAGCCGGATATCATTTTTGGCCTGCATATTGCACCTGAATATCCTGTAGGTACAATTGCAGTTAAAAAGGGACTTCTATTTGCAAACACCTCTGAATTGTTCATTGATTTGAAAGGAAAAGGAGGACATGCTGCTTATCCTCATCAAACGAATGATATGATTATAGCAGCTTGCTCGCTTGTTACACAGCTTCAAACGATTGTGGCAAGAAACGTTGATCCTCTTGATAGTGCCGTTATTACAATCGGCAAAATTACCGGTGGAACGGTGCAAAATATTATTGCTGAGAAAGCTAGACTGGAAGGGACAATCCGGACTCTTTCCGTCGACTCCATGAAAAAAGTGAAGAAGAGAATCTTGTCCTTAATAAAAAGTGTAGAAATAGGATACGAATGTGAAGTTAGCGTGGACTTCGGTTCAATGTACCATCAAGTCTATAATGAAGAAATAATTACGGAAGAATTTATGGATTTTATTAGAAATCATACGGATATTCAAGTTATCGAATGTAAAGAAGCAATGACTGGCGAGGATTTTGGCTATATGCTAAAAGAAATTCCGGGCTTCATGTTTTGGCTTGGTGTTGAGTCTGAGTACGGGCTCCATCATTCAAAATTAAATCCAAATGAAGCTGCAATTGAGAAAGCCATTTCTTTTCTCACGAAATACATTGAATATAAAGGGAACCGATAA